One genomic segment of Chitinophaga sancti includes these proteins:
- a CDS encoding MBOAT family O-acyltransferase, which produces MITSITINLGFLLFFKYYNFFVLSFADLLTNFGLQANIWTLKIILPVGISFYTFHGLSYVIDIYKGRSEPTRNLIDYSVFVSFFPLLVAGPIERASHLLPQVQHPRHFSSERASDGLRQILWGLFKKIVIADVSAMYANEIFSSNTHLHASTLVLGAVLFAFQIYGDFSGYSDIALGTARLLGFELLRNFSYPYFSRDIAEFWRRWHISLSSWFKDYVYIPLGGSRGGKLNAVRNTFIIFLLSGFWHGANWTFIFWGGLNAIYFLPLLLFNRNRNNIEIAAKGKVLPSFRELVAILVTFAQVTFAWIFFRAESLRYAFNYIKGIFSRSLFSTPEVFPKTQLVLIALFLVLEWLGREQPYAIAGINLQLSRPVRWSFYFMIIFAIAIFKGSPQQFIYFQF; this is translated from the coding sequence TTGATTACAAGTATTACCATCAACCTCGGCTTTTTACTCTTTTTCAAATATTATAATTTCTTTGTGCTGTCCTTCGCTGATCTGCTCACAAACTTTGGTTTGCAGGCAAACATCTGGACACTCAAAATCATTCTCCCTGTAGGGATCTCATTCTATACTTTTCATGGCCTCTCGTATGTAATTGATATATACAAAGGAAGAAGTGAACCAACGAGGAACCTGATAGACTATTCTGTATTTGTCAGCTTCTTTCCTTTACTGGTAGCAGGTCCTATTGAACGGGCCTCCCATTTATTACCACAGGTGCAACATCCCAGACACTTTTCGTCCGAAAGAGCCAGCGACGGTTTAAGACAAATTCTCTGGGGACTTTTTAAGAAGATTGTGATTGCAGACGTCAGCGCGATGTATGCCAATGAAATTTTTTCATCGAATACACACCTCCATGCGAGCACATTGGTATTAGGTGCTGTCCTTTTCGCCTTCCAGATATATGGAGACTTCTCCGGCTATTCTGACATTGCATTAGGAACAGCCCGGTTGTTAGGTTTTGAGTTGTTAAGAAACTTTTCTTATCCCTACTTTTCGAGAGATATCGCTGAATTCTGGAGAAGATGGCACATCTCATTATCTTCCTGGTTTAAAGATTATGTATACATCCCGCTTGGAGGTAGCCGGGGAGGAAAGCTGAATGCAGTTCGCAATACCTTTATCATATTTTTGCTGAGCGGGTTCTGGCATGGCGCCAACTGGACCTTTATATTCTGGGGCGGATTAAATGCGATCTATTTTTTACCCCTGTTGCTTTTTAACAGGAACAGAAATAATATAGAAATCGCTGCTAAAGGAAAAGTATTACCCTCATTCAGAGAACTGGTCGCTATACTCGTCACCTTTGCGCAGGTGACCTTTGCATGGATCTTTTTCAGGGCAGAGAGTCTCCGTTATGCATTTAACTACATCAAAGGAATATTTAGCCGATCCCTGTTTAGCACACCAGAGGTTTTTCCTAAAACGCAGTTAGTGCTGATAGCCTTATTTCTGGTCCTCGAATGGTTGGGGAGGGAACAACCATATGCTATTGCAGGCATTAATTTACAATTGTCCAGACCTGTGCGATGGTCGTTTTACTTTATGATCATATTTGCTATCGCCATCTTTAAAGGTTCTCCTCAACAGTTCATTTATTTCCAGTTTTAG
- a CDS encoding TIGR02117 family protein codes for MIKKVLKIALFTILTPIVLVCIYLLSAWGLSRITVAAEPSGNNNIPMYILTNGVHTDLVIPVRNEQIDWSKSVLFANTIGKDTTAEWIAFGWGDKGFYLETPTWADLKFSTAFKAATGLSTAAIHATFYKSLREGKDCIRTSIDSARYARLVAYIQQSFRRDDKGQVMNIVTNANYGRTDAFYEAKGSYSLFHTCNTWANSGLKACGQRACLWTPFDKGIFYQYRK; via the coding sequence ATGATAAAGAAAGTACTGAAAATAGCATTATTCACGATTCTTACACCTATTGTACTCGTTTGCATTTATCTCTTATCAGCCTGGGGGCTTTCGCGCATCACAGTTGCAGCCGAGCCTTCAGGGAACAACAACATACCGATGTACATCCTTACAAACGGTGTACACACTGACCTCGTCATCCCTGTCAGAAACGAACAGATCGACTGGAGCAAAAGTGTACTATTCGCCAATACCATTGGCAAAGACACCACTGCCGAATGGATCGCTTTTGGCTGGGGAGACAAAGGCTTCTACCTCGAAACGCCTACCTGGGCAGACCTGAAGTTCAGCACGGCCTTCAAAGCCGCTACCGGCCTAAGCACCGCTGCTATTCATGCTACCTTTTACAAAAGTCTGCGTGAAGGAAAGGATTGTATACGCACCAGCATTGACAGTGCCAGATACGCAAGACTGGTTGCCTACATCCAGCAAAGTTTCAGGAGAGATGACAAGGGCCAGGTTATGAACATTGTGACGAATGCGAACTATGGCCGCACTGATGCATTTTACGAAGCCAAAGGCAGTTACAGCCTGTTCCATACCTGCAATACCTGGGCAAACAGTGGCCTCAAAGCCTGTGGTCAGCGTGCCTGTCTCTGGACGCCTTTTGACAAAGGCATCTTTTATCAATACAGGAAATAG
- a CDS encoding rhomboid family intramembrane serine protease: protein MGTIGLTCLLIIIVNIIVSFKGFRDPSFFARYAFDVDGILLYRQYDRIISAGFLHANKTHLFLNMLALFFFSTSLDYFLSNEAYLSIYFASLIGGNLLSLFLHRHHGDYTAIGASGAVSGIIFAAIAIEPGIHIGLLFLPFHVPGWLFGICYVLYSIYGIRSQRDNIGHDAHLGGAMVGIITSLSFQPLAVMYNYGTILLILLPGIFFIYMVIRHPHLLLVDNLYFKRHHKGDLTIDDRYNSARVIREQEIDGLLEKIHKNGLRSLTKKERKTLEDNSKL, encoded by the coding sequence ATGGGGACAATCGGACTTACCTGTTTGTTAATTATCATTGTTAATATCATCGTCTCGTTCAAAGGATTCAGAGACCCTTCCTTCTTTGCCCGCTACGCTTTCGATGTAGATGGCATCCTGCTTTACAGACAATACGACCGTATTATCAGCGCTGGTTTCCTGCACGCCAATAAAACACATCTTTTCCTAAACATGCTGGCCTTATTTTTCTTCAGCACCAGTTTAGATTACTTCCTCAGTAATGAGGCATACCTTAGCATTTATTTCGCCAGCCTGATAGGAGGGAATCTGCTTTCACTCTTCCTCCACCGTCACCACGGCGACTATACCGCCATCGGAGCTTCCGGTGCTGTCAGCGGTATCATCTTCGCCGCCATCGCCATCGAACCCGGCATACATATAGGATTGTTATTCCTTCCTTTCCATGTACCCGGCTGGCTCTTTGGTATTTGCTACGTATTGTATTCTATTTACGGCATCCGTTCCCAGCGTGACAATATCGGGCACGATGCACACCTTGGCGGCGCCATGGTCGGCATCATCACCTCCCTGTCGTTCCAGCCACTGGCAGTAATGTACAATTACGGTACTATATTATTAATACTCCTGCCGGGCATATTCTTTATCTACATGGTTATCAGGCATCCGCACCTGCTGCTGGTGGATAACCTGTATTTCAAACGTCATCACAAAGGTGACCTCACCATCGACGATAGGTACAACTCTGCCAGGGTAATAAGAGAACAGGAAATAGATGGTCTGCTGGAAAAGATCCATAAAAACGGTCTCCGCAGCCTCACCAAAAAAGAAAGAAAAACGCTGGAAGACAACTCCAAATTATGA
- a CDS encoding DinB family protein — MITTQPQPGEFIDYQMNYIKQVGDAPVQQLILELKDKGYAFYTSIPEEKGAYAYAPGKWNVKEVLGHIIDTERIFGYRLLAFIRGEKQGLPGFEQDDYVAMSDANSRTIKDLAEEMKAVRTANAYLVRNLTEEQGAIKGTSAGNPISVRTILYIMAGHELHHMQILKERYL, encoded by the coding sequence ATGATAACTACCCAACCACAACCAGGAGAATTCATTGATTATCAAATGAATTATATTAAACAGGTGGGCGATGCACCTGTACAGCAGTTAATACTTGAACTGAAGGACAAGGGATATGCGTTTTATACCAGTATTCCAGAGGAAAAAGGCGCCTATGCTTATGCACCGGGCAAGTGGAACGTGAAGGAAGTTTTAGGCCATATTATCGATACTGAAAGGATCTTTGGCTACCGCCTGCTGGCCTTTATCAGGGGAGAAAAACAAGGTTTACCCGGGTTTGAGCAGGATGATTATGTGGCAATGTCTGATGCAAATTCAAGGACGATAAAGGACCTTGCGGAAGAAATGAAAGCGGTGAGAACAGCGAACGCGTATTTAGTAAGAAACCTTACTGAAGAACAGGGAGCAATAAAAGGCACCTCCGCCGGTAACCCGATTTCTGTGAGAACGATCCTGTATATTATGGCCGGTCATGAACTGCACCATATGCAAATTCTGAAAGAAAGATATTTATAA
- a CDS encoding DUF5009 domain-containing protein, which produces MIKSSGRLLSLDVMRGIIMILLAGESCRVYDSLHEVSPNAFIEQFFHHPWHGLHFWDLVQPAFMFMAGTAMYISYESKLRKGVSWAQNFKHILIRSLKLFICGVGLHCIYAGKPVWELWNVLTQLAFTSIIAYLFIRNSFTVQIIVGFLLIILNDVLYRTILVPGFEQPFVAYHNFGAYMDTVLMGKINTDGWVAINIIPTAAHTLWGMAAGKLLTTSRTGGQKTMILIIAGLIGLILGFAADWFELSPIIKRIATAGFVLASVGWVLLILAFLYWWIDIKEHSKYTWVAVVVGMNAIFIYLFFETVGAQWVNGVVAIFVPIKVLSAFVTLGLEWGLCYWLYKRSIFFKL; this is translated from the coding sequence ATGATAAAATCTTCCGGACGTTTATTATCACTGGATGTAATGCGGGGTATCATCATGATCCTGTTGGCAGGAGAGAGTTGCAGGGTGTATGATAGTTTGCATGAAGTATCGCCAAATGCCTTTATAGAGCAGTTTTTTCATCATCCATGGCATGGGTTGCATTTCTGGGACCTGGTACAGCCGGCGTTTATGTTTATGGCAGGAACGGCGATGTATATTTCTTATGAAAGCAAATTGCGGAAGGGGGTGAGTTGGGCACAGAACTTTAAGCATATATTAATACGAAGTCTGAAGTTGTTTATTTGTGGTGTGGGTTTACATTGCATTTATGCAGGCAAGCCGGTGTGGGAGTTGTGGAATGTATTGACACAGCTGGCATTCACAAGTATCATTGCTTATTTGTTTATTCGTAATTCATTTACGGTACAGATCATCGTAGGGTTCCTGTTGATCATTCTCAATGATGTATTGTATAGAACCATCCTGGTACCGGGGTTTGAACAGCCATTTGTAGCGTACCACAATTTTGGTGCATACATGGATACAGTGTTGATGGGTAAAATAAATACCGATGGCTGGGTAGCGATCAATATTATTCCTACGGCAGCGCATACCTTGTGGGGCATGGCGGCTGGTAAGTTGCTGACTACTTCCCGCACGGGTGGGCAGAAAACAATGATCTTAATCATCGCTGGTTTAATCGGATTAATACTAGGCTTTGCTGCAGACTGGTTTGAACTGTCTCCGATCATTAAGAGAATTGCTACAGCCGGATTTGTATTAGCATCAGTAGGATGGGTATTATTGATCTTAGCATTCCTGTATTGGTGGATAGACATTAAGGAACATAGTAAATATACGTGGGTAGCAGTGGTAGTAGGTATGAATGCGATCTTCATTTACCTCTTTTTTGAAACGGTGGGAGCGCAGTGGGTGAATGGGGTAGTAGCTATTTTTGTTCCTATAAAAGTATTATCAGCTTTTGTAACGTTAGGGTTGGAATGGGGATTGTGTTATTGGTTATACAAACGAAGTATCTTCTTTAAGTTGTAA
- a CDS encoding DUF4832 domain-containing protein, translating to MRAIRLLFPFILLAVACDKTSGGDNTVGKDSTTITYTASTEDFPNPERGFYRYSETTVDNFTALDAATLATYKNGATPSGGSFSVMSTLVFRYFIMTGYTGKSLPASFLTNLAKDFATARAAGVKLIPRFTYTISVTAGSCPESWICTPYGDAPKSVVLNHISQLKPVLQANADVIATVQLGFIGVWGENFYTDYFGDASSNGQKQLLDNNWTDRSEVLKAMLDALPADRMVQIRLPQLKQKFVYGVSALPTSSAMTADEAATGTDKARIGFHNDCFLSSANDYGTFADYGHTSVAPVEATTAMRNYTSMDSKYVVVGGETCSDEYSPQNDCEPSGHAEQEFSDMHYSFLNADYNADVNNDWQTGGCLDNIKRKLGYRLVLKDAILPSKQATTDSLSVTIHLQNAGYAAPYNPRPVQLLLRNTESKKIDTLTFTTEVRKWLTGDVTLRQSFKLPAGIAAGTYEVLLNLPDGYNSLRNMPAYSIRLANENVWESATGYNNLNHKITIQ from the coding sequence ATGAGGGCGATCCGCTTATTATTCCCATTTATATTGTTGGCTGTAGCTTGTGATAAGACCAGTGGCGGAGACAATACTGTGGGTAAAGACAGTACGACAATCACCTATACTGCGAGTACTGAAGATTTTCCGAATCCTGAAAGAGGTTTTTATAGATATTCTGAGACGACTGTGGATAACTTTACGGCATTGGATGCTGCCACACTGGCTACTTACAAGAATGGTGCGACACCTTCAGGCGGTAGTTTTAGTGTGATGAGCACATTGGTGTTCCGGTATTTTATTATGACGGGGTATACAGGTAAATCATTGCCTGCTTCATTTTTGACTAATCTGGCAAAAGACTTCGCAACCGCCCGTGCCGCAGGCGTGAAGCTGATACCAAGATTTACTTATACGATTAGTGTAACGGCAGGTAGTTGTCCGGAGAGCTGGATCTGTACCCCTTATGGCGATGCGCCCAAGAGTGTGGTATTAAATCATATCAGCCAGTTAAAACCTGTATTACAGGCAAATGCCGATGTGATCGCAACTGTACAGTTAGGTTTTATAGGTGTATGGGGAGAGAACTTTTACACCGACTATTTTGGAGATGCCTCTTCCAACGGGCAAAAGCAATTGCTGGATAATAACTGGACAGATAGATCAGAAGTATTAAAAGCGATGCTGGATGCATTGCCTGCAGATAGAATGGTGCAGATCCGGTTACCACAGTTAAAGCAGAAGTTTGTGTATGGGGTAAGTGCCTTACCGACTTCCAGTGCCATGACGGCAGATGAAGCAGCGACAGGCACCGACAAGGCAAGGATTGGTTTTCACAATGACTGCTTCCTGTCCAGTGCAAATGATTATGGTACCTTTGCAGATTATGGCCATACTTCGGTGGCACCGGTAGAAGCTACGACAGCCATGCGCAATTACACCTCGATGGATAGTAAGTATGTGGTAGTAGGAGGGGAGACGTGTAGTGATGAATATAGTCCGCAGAATGATTGTGAACCTTCAGGACACGCAGAGCAGGAGTTTAGCGATATGCATTATAGTTTCCTGAATGCTGATTACAATGCAGATGTGAATAACGACTGGCAAACAGGTGGATGTTTAGATAATATCAAGCGTAAACTGGGATACAGGCTGGTGTTGAAAGATGCGATCCTGCCATCTAAACAGGCTACTACCGATTCGCTGTCAGTGACCATACATTTACAGAATGCGGGTTATGCAGCACCTTACAATCCACGGCCAGTACAATTGTTGTTGCGCAATACGGAGAGTAAGAAAATTGATACATTGACATTTACGACAGAGGTGCGTAAATGGCTGACGGGTGATGTAACTTTAAGACAGTCCTTTAAATTACCTGCAGGTATTGCAGCAGGCACATATGAAGTATTGCTGAACTTACCGGATGGCTATAATTCGCTGCGCAATATGCCGGCTTATAGTATCCGGCTGGCGAATGAAAATGTATGGGAGTCTGCGACTGGTTACAACAACCTGAATCATAAGATCACAATTCAATAA
- a CDS encoding PKD domain-containing protein has product MRFNKYNMIALILLVVAGACKKEDSSPTADVFYEVAVDGNNVTFTNQTTGATSYKWDFGDGDSSTEASPVHTYPGKGKYVPTLYAYTQGGKVSEGSTVINIAKTLPVKLDDNTLSDWDTISTYVVTPPASETYFKKAKFDYDANYIYIYLEVNAVANSGNIYDFYMDTDNNSGTGLLTGTFPDGGYDVLLEGSVFGSWLDAFNFAGATQQAFSWSSSGASEFYTTGATVQDGSTFKFEMRLSRSKLKGLAATTAFRIGIEATKSDWSATLGDLPGGKQSSILVTFE; this is encoded by the coding sequence ATGCGTTTCAATAAATATAACATGATAGCCCTGATACTGCTGGTAGTAGCAGGAGCCTGTAAAAAAGAAGATAGTTCTCCCACCGCTGATGTGTTTTATGAAGTAGCGGTAGATGGAAACAACGTTACCTTTACCAATCAAACAACGGGTGCCACTTCCTACAAATGGGATTTTGGTGATGGTGATTCCTCCACAGAAGCAAGCCCTGTGCATACTTATCCCGGCAAAGGAAAGTATGTACCTACCTTGTATGCATATACTCAGGGAGGAAAAGTGAGCGAAGGTTCAACAGTGATTAACATAGCCAAGACATTGCCAGTAAAACTGGATGACAATACATTGTCAGACTGGGATACAATTTCTACCTATGTAGTTACACCGCCTGCATCAGAAACCTACTTTAAGAAAGCGAAGTTTGACTATGATGCGAACTATATATACATATATTTAGAAGTAAATGCAGTGGCCAATTCCGGCAACATTTACGACTTCTACATGGATACAGATAATAACAGCGGCACTGGTTTACTAACTGGTACCTTCCCGGATGGTGGTTATGATGTATTGTTAGAAGGGTCAGTATTTGGAAGTTGGTTAGATGCGTTCAACTTTGCAGGAGCCACGCAGCAGGCATTTTCATGGTCATCCTCAGGAGCATCCGAGTTTTATACCACAGGTGCTACCGTGCAGGATGGCAGTACCTTTAAGTTTGAAATGCGGTTGTCCCGTTCCAAACTCAAGGGGCTGGCTGCAACCACAGCCTTCAGAATTGGTATCGAAGCGACAAAGAGTGATTGGTCGGCTACCCTGGGTGATTTACCGGGTGGTAAGCAATCATCTATCTTAGTCACATTTGAATAA
- a CDS encoding RagB/SusD family nutrient uptake outer membrane protein, translating to MRTRIFYIILIIPILLSSCLKDVNPSDSLTTGNLTSTVTGLKEALNGAYALFKDHVTFNGVEDANNMYLRQYFQMSDFASDDIVCGQTTTDPLYYSFSLAHTPTQTNSRYFWYISYKIISDANTVIEAASAIENPSDEVKQLIGECYFLRAFCTFNLARFYAKPYSQDPTAAGVILRTSTSDPSMKARSTVAETYAQIIADAQMGAGLMNTSRGVQYASKEAAYALLSRVYLYEDNTDSTTYYANQVINSGRFTLETATGFTSMFANATSSTETILCVAMTTTDDYGKAGSIASMIYTDGNSGWGEEFASTSLRDTMADHTEDVRWNYIVPFEDADGNVQKKNGIEMYMISKFSFQGNSPTLSSPIMFRLAEMYLNRAEAEAKAGNTTAALNDVDIIRRNRGLEGSLYNGVLPSGKTVLDVVLKERRIELAFEGHRALDVYRNKQSLNRTYWGYHLAGLKESDINLSVLPTNYDNMIINWDNSKTIYYIPIDEIQTNTLCTQNP from the coding sequence ATGAGAACAAGAATTTTCTATATCATACTTATCATACCCATTCTACTGAGCAGTTGTCTGAAAGATGTGAATCCAAGTGATTCCCTTACTACAGGCAATCTGACCTCAACGGTGACTGGTTTAAAAGAAGCGTTAAACGGAGCCTATGCTTTGTTCAAGGACCATGTAACATTCAATGGGGTAGAAGATGCAAACAACATGTACCTGCGTCAGTATTTCCAGATGAGCGATTTTGCCAGCGATGATATCGTGTGTGGACAAACGACCACTGACCCGCTGTATTATAGCTTTTCACTGGCACATACGCCCACGCAGACAAACAGTCGTTACTTCTGGTATATCTCTTACAAGATTATCAGCGATGCGAATACGGTGATCGAAGCAGCGTCTGCGATCGAGAACCCAAGTGATGAGGTTAAACAGCTGATTGGTGAGTGTTACTTCCTGCGTGCGTTCTGTACCTTCAACCTGGCGCGCTTTTATGCAAAGCCTTATTCACAGGACCCAACAGCAGCAGGTGTGATACTCCGTACGTCTACCAGTGATCCATCTATGAAGGCAAGATCGACAGTGGCAGAGACTTATGCACAGATCATTGCAGATGCGCAAATGGGTGCTGGACTGATGAATACATCCCGTGGTGTACAGTATGCATCCAAAGAAGCGGCTTATGCATTGTTGTCAAGAGTATACCTGTATGAAGACAATACAGACAGTACCACTTACTATGCCAACCAGGTGATCAATTCAGGTCGTTTTACACTGGAAACGGCTACCGGGTTTACCTCCATGTTTGCAAATGCGACAAGCAGTACAGAGACCATCCTTTGTGTGGCGATGACCACCACGGATGATTATGGTAAAGCAGGTTCTATCGCATCTATGATCTACACAGATGGTAACTCAGGCTGGGGTGAGGAATTCGCTTCTACATCACTGAGAGATACTATGGCCGATCATACTGAAGATGTTCGCTGGAACTACATCGTACCATTCGAAGATGCAGATGGCAATGTGCAGAAAAAGAACGGTATTGAAATGTATATGATCTCTAAATTCTCTTTCCAGGGTAATAGCCCTACCTTAAGCTCTCCGATCATGTTCCGCCTTGCAGAAATGTACCTGAACAGGGCAGAGGCTGAAGCCAAGGCGGGTAATACCACTGCGGCATTGAATGATGTGGATATAATCCGCAGGAACCGTGGATTGGAAGGATCATTGTATAATGGTGTTTTACCTTCAGGCAAAACCGTACTGGATGTAGTACTGAAAGAAAGACGTATCGAACTGGCCTTTGAAGGCCATCGTGCACTGGATGTATACCGTAATAAGCAATCATTGAACCGTACATATTGGGGATATCATCTGGCGGGATTGAAAGAGTCTGATATCAATCTGTCAGTATTACCGACTAATTACGATAACATGATCATCAACTGGGATAACAGCAAGACAATCTACTATATTCCGATTGATGAGATCCAGACAAATACTTTGTGTACACAGAATCCTTAA